The Nodosilinea sp. PGN35 DNA window CGCTAATCTGTGACAGATGCGTCGAACGCAATACTGGATAGCTGAGTTCAGCAGTACGCGCCATGGCTGAAGCAGGACAGGGGGAACGGTTACTCGGAGGCCACTACCGATTGCTGCGGCAGCTCAGCCGGGGCAGCTTTGGCGACACCTACCTGGCCGAAGATACCCACCGATTTCAGGAACTCTGTGTCCTGAAGGAGTTTAATCCCCAGGTGCCGGGCAAGCTGGCCCTGGATAAGGCCCAAACCCTGTTTGAGCGCGAGGCTAGCATTCTCTACCAGATCAACCACCCCCAGGTGCCTCGATTTCGCGAGCTGCTGCGGGATGAGGGGCGGCTGTTTTTGGTGCAAGACTATGTCGAAGGCCCCACCTACCGCGAACTACTCGATCGCCGCCGCGCCGTTGGCGAGCGCTTTAGCGAAGCGGAGGGGGTGCAGTTTTTAATCCAGACGCTGCCGCTGCTGCAATACCTGCACAGCATTGGCATTGTGCACCGCGATATTTCGCCCGACAACCTGATTCAGCGCAATGCCGATGGTCGCCCGGTGCTCATTGACTTTGGCGGCGTCAAGCAGCTGGTGGTGAATGTGCGCCATCAGTTGGGGGTGCCCCAGCCCTACCAGGCCGCCGACGGCACCATCACCCGCCTGGGCACCGTAGGCTATGTCCCTGAGGAACAACTCGAGTCGGGCCAGGTGAGCCCGGCCACTGACCTCTATGCCCTGGGCATGACGGCCCTGGTGCTGCTGACGGGCAAAGACCCTGACGCTCTCTACGACGATCGCCGCGATCGCTGGGTTTGGCCCCAGCAGGTCGAGCTATCGGCCACCCTGAGCCAGGTGCTGGCCCGACTGGTGGCCCACGATCCGGGCGATCGCTACCCCTCCGCTGGCCAGGCCCTGGCCGCCCTCAACCTGGCTCACCCCGACCCGCTTGCGGCCGCCTGGTCGCAGCCCATGCCCATTCGCATGCAGCCGGTGGTGCCGCCGCCCCGACCCGAGCCGCCGCCCCCGCCGACAGTGGCTGTAGCCCCCGCCGCTTCCTACGGGCCCCCCATGGCCTACGATCCAACCGCCACTGTGGCCCCACCGCCCCGCGCGGTACCGGTGCAAAAAACATCGTCGGGGTGCTGGCCTGCCCTGGCTGGGCTCCTGGTCATGCTAGGAGTTGCCGGGGGTCTGTGGTGGTGGTTGGATCCGCTGAGCCAGTTTCCAGGGGATAATTCGGACGTGGTTTCGCCCGACGGCAGCGATGTCTCTAACCCCAACCTGAGCGAGGCCGAGCGCGATCGCAAGCAGGCTTTGCGCGATCGCGCCGTTGCCCTCAGCGTTGACTGGGCCTATGTCTCGCAGCTCACCGACCAGCTCTTCTACGAGCAAAACCCCGATCGCCAGGGCACCCAGCTCACCGATCAGCCCGCCGATGAGCCCCTGCGGGCGGAGTGGGACGCGATCGCCGCCGACAACCTAGACCTGATCGAAGCTAACCTCAGCACCGAGGCGCGCAGCAGACTAGGCCGCTATAACCCCACCGACAGCGATCGCTGGCAGCGCCAGGTCAACGCCCTCTACGTCAGCAGCAAAGCCCTCTACGATCTGACCGACGCCCGCTTCAACCAGCTATTTCCGGGGCGGGCGAGCGAAGGTTTTGTCGAAACCCCCGTGGATCAAATTTGGTTTGCCCTAGCCCAAGACCAGGTCAACGCCATGGAAAGCGGCGAAAGCCTGACTGAAATTGCCTTTGCCGAAGGCACCTTCAGCCAGCAGCAGCAGGGCAATCTCAACCCCGGCCATGGCCAGATCTATATTCTCAATCTCACCGCCGAACAGCTGCTGCGCCTCAACCTGCAAGCCCCGCCCGAGAGCACCCGCCTCTCGCTCTACCTGCCGGTGCCCACCGACGACCTGCCCCACCTGCTGGCCGATGCCGAGCAAAACACCTGGGCCGGAGAGCTACCCCAGTCGGGCTACTACGAGATTGTCGTGGTGTCCCAGGCGACCAGCGTCGTCCCCTACAGTCTGACCGTTGCCGTCGATAACGTCATCAACGACATCATCAACCGCCCCGACCCGCCCGCCAAAAGCAACTGATGGCAGGGCTCGGTCAGTCTGCCATCGCCCTCGGCCTCGTTACGGCCTCTTTAGGGGCATTCCAGCGCTCTAGACGAGCCAATTTCCGCCCATTGAGACTGGTCTGTCATCTGGCCAAAACACCATAACTTCATCTCTTAGGCTGATGCTGACTGGAGCCGGTTGGGAAGACTATAGGGTACTGGTGCATTCATGGTTTAGCGCTGATGAGCCTACGCAATAACGCCTACGCCATAGTTGCTTCGAGGGCCGATATTTTGACTCATTCTGCTGCGCCTAAACCTTACTTGATCAGGCTGTCAACCTTTCAGCAGCAGCCTCTGCTGGGCGACTATGAGCAGGGCCAGGTGTGCCTCAACGACTGCGGCCTGATCGTGGCTGACGAGTGGGTGCGCTCCGCCGCTAACCGCAAGGGCATCGACCTCGATGTGTGGACGATTACCCCCAACAGCCTGCAAAGCATTGTCTTTTTGCAGGTGCCAGCGACCGTGGGTGCAGGGCTGACTGACGGTTACGAAAATCAGAAGCCCTGGCTGCTGTCGTCGTTTATCGCCAGCTTCAAAGCGGCGGCGGCTAAGCGCATCAACCTACGGCTTAACCAGCTGGGGCAGTCGGTGTGGCAACGCAACTACGACGAACATTTAATTGACAACAATGACCACCTAGATGAGCTGCGCTACAGACTGCAAAACCAGGACTAAATTTTCCCCTGTTTTATCTTTAGCCCGCTAGCTTGGCCTTCACCAGGGCTTGCACCTTGCCCCCGTCGGCGCGGCCCTTGAGCTGCTGCATGGCCGGCCCCATGACTTTCCCCATGTCTTTGGGCGATGCGGCTCCGGTCTGAGCAATGAGATCGTCAATGACGGCTTCGACCTCGGCATCGCTAAGCTGCTGGGGCAGGTATTCTTCAATGATGGCCAGCTCTTGAGCCTCCTGGGCCGCCAGGTCGTCGCGCCCAGCCTTCTGGTATTGTTCCACCGAATCTCGGCGCTGTTTAGCCAGCTGGGTCAGTACCTCTAGCTCTTGGTCAGAGGTCAGCTCATCCTGCCCACTGGGACGCACTGTGGACTCCCTCTCAAGAATGACTTTTTTAATACTGCGAACCGTCTCCAGGCGCACTTTGTCTTTGGCCTTCATGGCGGTTTTGATGTCGTCGCTAATGCGATCTTTCAAACTCATGGGAAAATATCCTCGCGCTCAGCGTCGCTGCGTAGTTTGGGTATCTCTAATGTATACGCTGGCGGGGGAGACGGTGGGGGAGGTGAGAAGGGTGGGGGAGGTGGGGAAGAGTTTTGAATGCTGAGTGCTAAGTTTTGAATTTTGCCGCTCAAAACTCAAAACTTAGCACCCAAAACTTAGCACTCAAAACTTAAAACTCAATCCCTCTGCCTCATTCCTCCACCTTCCCACTCTCTAACTGCTGGTCTAAAAACCCGATCAAATCGGCGCAGGTCAGCAGCTGAGTTTCGTCAAAGTGCTCGCTGATGTCGAGGCCAAAAGTGTTGTAAAAGTCTTCGCATAGGGTAAGGCCCCAGTCAAACCAGCACACCGCCGGAAAGGATAGGTCTTCGACCAGCAGGTCGCTGGGCTGAACACGGCCAATCTCAAGGCCGGAGTAGGCGGTGAGCTGCTGGTAGGCAAAGTCAATGAGTGGCTTGGGCAGCGGGCAGGGTACCGCTGGCGGAGTCCAATGGTAGCGGTACCACTCGTCACAGGTGAGGCAGCGGCGCGATCGCAGCCACTGGTTGACCCGTTGGCGGGCCACCATGTCGGGGCTGAGGGCCATGTAAGTGGTGAGGCTATTGACAAAGTTTTTCAACGGTTGCCACATCGGTTTTTAAACGTCGAGCCCTAAAATTGCATTTGGGGCTTGGCCTCTGGGGCTTGTTTAGAGTGTGCCCAGGGTAACGCTCTAAGTCATGATTTGGGCATGAACTTAGCTCAACCTACGCTCAATCCACAAAGCTCAGCTAGGGTAGCAGTAAAGCTTGGGTAGGAAACGGCTGCCGCTTCGGCCCGCTGTATCTGCATTGCCCCTTTGGCCCCCAGGGCCGCGATCGCCAGGCTCATGGCCACCCGATGATCAGTGTAGCTATCGACGACGGCCCCTGTGAGGGGGGTGCCGCCATAGATGGTGAGGCCGTCGGGGTGTTCTTCGAGGCGGGCACCCATCTGGCTGAGCTGGCTGGCCATAACGGCGATGCGATCGCACTCCTTCACCCGCAGCTCCTCGGCGTCGGTGATGACCGTCGTGCCCTCGGCAAACAGGGCCGCCACCGCCAAGATCGGCACTTCGTCGATCATGCGGGGAATCAGGTTGCCGCTGAAGCGGGCGGCCTTGAGGCGGCTGTGGCGCACCCGCAGGTCGGCCACCGGCTCCCCCGTCGCCTCCCGCAGATTTTCCAGGGTGATATCGGCTTCCATCATCTGGAGCGCGTCGAGGATGCCGGTGCGGGTGGGGTTGATGCCGACATTTTCCACCACCAGGTCGGAGCCGGGGGTGATCGCCCCGGCCACCAGCCAGAAGGCGGCGGAGCTGATGTCGCCGGGCACCACCACGGTCTGCCCGGTGAGGGCGGCGGGGCCATGGACGGTGACGCTACAGGTGTCGGGGTCAACCTCAATGTCGGCCCCAAAGGCCCGCAGCATGCGCTCGCTGTGGTCGCGCGACAGGCTGGGCTCGGTGACGGTGGTGCTGCCCTCGGTCATCAGCCCCGCCAGGAGAATGCAGGATTTGATCTGGGCGGAGGCCACCGGGGAGCGGTAATGAATGGGTTTGAGGGATCGCCCCCGCACCGCCAGGGGGGCGAGACGGTTGTTTTGCCGTCCCCAGATCTCAGCGCCCATCTGGGCCAGGGGTTTGATCACGCGATCCATGGGGCGCGATCGCAGGGAGCCGTCGCCCGTGACGGCAAAGTAGCGATCGGGGTGCGACGCCAGCAGCCCCAGCATCAGCCGCAGGGTGGTGCCCGAGTTGCCGGCGTTGAGCACGTCGGCGGGTTCTTGCAGGTTGCCCAGGCCCGCCCCCTGCACCGTCACCCACTCGTCTTCCAGCGATGACATGGTGACGCCCATGGCCTGAAAGCATGCGGCGGTGCTGCGCGGGTCTTCGCCCAGCAATAGCCCCTGAATGCGGGTTTCGCCGTGGGCGATCGCCCCCAGCATCAGCGATCGGTGGGAAATTGACTTGTCCCCCGGCACCCGCACCCGCCCGCTCAGCGCTACCCCATCGCTGGGGAACTCCAGGGTCATCGTTTGGTGCGGGGCAGCGTCGGTCAGCTCAATGTGGGCAGTCATGGCAACGGTAATGAAAAGCCGCTGCTGATCGTACCCCATTGTGCCCCGGACTTTTTGCTGGTAAGGAATATTGCTGCTACTGATAGAAGTGCGGAAAAAGTTCTGACTCTGGAATGTACCGACATGCTTGCCTATAGATTGCTCGACAAGTTCCTGTATCTAATTGTCGGTGGTTAGGCACTGTGAGAGTTTCTTTACCCAAATTACTTTCTCTGCGTAGCTTAATGTGACTACCACGCTGGCTATAAACTTGGAAGTCAAAGCGCTCCAGAATACTGACGATCTCTACTCCTGACAACCGCTTTAGCCTAGGCATAGACCGGCTGCAACTCAAAAGTGACCAAAATGTGGGGGTTACATACCAAACCAAACTCTGCTGGATCTTCCCCTTCTAAATGTAGGGAGACAGCTTCCTGAAGATTCCTGACAACCTCATCTAGGGTTTCTCCTTGGGTAATTACAGAGATTTCCAAACACTCTGCGATGTAACCGCTTTGTTCCCCAGGGCGAATAAATGATTTAATCGTTTGTTGCAGCTGCATCTTAATTCTCTTTCAACAAAAGTCGTCCCAACTTCCTTGTCGGGACATCGTCCTCTAAGAGGCCACCATTGAGGTTTTGGGGCGGGCAAAAATCATGCGTCCGGCAGAGGTTTGCAGGGAACCAGTTACCACCACCTCCAATTCTTCACCAATGTAGTCGCGGCCCTCTTCGACTACAACCATGGTGCCATCGTTGAGGTAGCCCACGCCCTGGGAGGGTTCTTTGCCCTCTTTGAGAATCTTGAGATCGATGTCGTCGCCGGGCAAGTAGGCGGGGCGAATGGCCTGGGCCAGGTCATTGATGTTAAGCACCTCGACATCTTGAAAGCTGGCGACTTTGTTGAGGTTGTAGTCGTTGGTGAGCAGCATGGCGTTGAGTTCCTGGGCCAGCTTTACCAGTTTGGCGTCGACGGTGGGGATGTCGTCAAAATCGACGGAGTTGATCAGCAGGCGGTTGGGGTAGGCTTCACGAATGCGGTTGAGTACGTCGAGGCCGCGCCGACCGCGATCGCGCTTTTGGTCGTTGCTGGCGTCGGCCACATTTTGCAGCTCTTGCAGCACAAACTGCGGCACCAGCAGCTGCCCCTCTAAAAAGCCGGTGCCCAGCAGGCCCTCAATGCGGCCATCGATGATGCAGCTGGTGTCGAGCACCTTAGTCTTGCTGGGCTTGAGGGTGCCTTCAGCCACCAGGGTTGACTCCAGAGTGCTGGGGCTGATCAGGCGCAGCAGCGATCGCCCGTGGGTATCGGCCAGGTTCATGCCTGAAACCGCAAACAGCACGCTGCCCAGCACCGCTGTCATCGGCTTGATAAAGCCAAACTCCGAGGGAATCGGCAGCAAAAACAGCGGAGCCAGCATCAGGTTGGCGATCAGCAGGCCCAGCACCAGGCCCACGGCGCGGGTGAGAATGCGATCGGGCGGCAGCTCTTTGATCTGGCGCTCGAGGCGGCGGTAGCTGGTCTGCATCACCAGGCCCAGCCCGGTGCCAATCAGCCCGCCGAACACAGCGGTGACAGCGCCCAGGGCCTCAATATTGGTCACCTGCTGCAAAATGGGCTGGGGCAGCAGGTCAATACTGTAGAACCCAATGCCCGCCCCGGCCAGGATAAATGAAAATACAATTAGCGCGTCTAGCATGGTGGTCTGCGGTTCTGGCCTTGATTTTGCAGCGGTTATAGACTATCTGCCCATAACTCCCAGTGTACTCCCCCAGATCAAAAGCGCCAGAATAGACGCAACCGGGGAGCCAGGTTGGCAAAAGTATACCGCTAATACCCGTTTCCCTAGCCGTCCCACCGGCTCTGCAATAATGGGGGGGTTACTGCACTTGCATTCTCCATGGCTTTGCCCTTTTTGCGATCGGCGGTGGTTCAGCTGGCGGCCTATACGCCCCACGTTGAGTCGGCAGACGACCCCTCCCCAGCCAGCCTCGACATTCTCGACACCAACGAGTGCCCCTACGACCTGCCCGAGGCCTTGAAAGAAAAGCTGGCCTGGCACCTGCACCACGACATCGCCGCCAACCGCTACCCCGACGGCGGCCACGGAGCGCTGAAGGGGGCGATCGCCCAGTACGTCAGCGAATCCGCTGCGGGCATCGCCGTCACCGCCGACCACATCTCCGTGGGCAACGGCTCTGACGAACTGATTCGCTCGCTGCTGATCGCCACCTGCGTCGGCGGCGCAGGCTCGATTCTGGTGGCCAGCCCCACCTTCTCGATGTACGGTATTCTCGCCCGCACCCTAGGCATTGAGGTGGTGACGGTGGGCCGCAGCGAGGATACCTTTGAGGTCGATCTGGCGGCGGCGCAGCAGGCGATCGCCAATCCTGAGGGGTGCCCCGTGCGGGCGGTGTTTATGGTGCACCCCAACTCGCCCACCGGCAATGCCCTCACCGCCGCCGAATTGACCTGGCTCCAGGCTCTGCCCCCCGAAATCCTGGTCGTGGTGGATGAGGCCTACTTTGAGTTCAGCCAGCAGACCACCGTGGCCGAGGTGCTGACGCGACCCAACTGGGTGGTGATGCGGACGTTTTCCAAGGCCTTTCGCCTGGCGGCCTACCGGGTAGGCTACACCGTGGCCCATCCAGAGCTGACCCAGGCCCTCGAGAAAGTGCGCCTGCCCTACAATCTGCCCAGCCTCACCCAGGCTGCGGCCCAGCTCGCCCTGGCCCATCGGCAGGAGCTATTGGCGGTGGTGCCCGAAATTCAGCAGCAGCGGCAGGAACTGGCAGATGCGATCGCCCAGCACACCCCCCTGCGCCTCTGGCCCAGCGATGCCAACTTTCTCTACGGACGGCCCCCGGCCCAGCCTGGGCAACCGCTGGAGGCAGAGCTAGAGCGCTGGTTCAACAGCCTGCGGCGTCAGGGCACGCTGGTGCGCCACACGGGCGGCGGCCTGCGAATTACCGTTGGCACTCCGGCGGAGAATCAGCGCACATTGACTCATATGCGGCAGGTTTAAGGTTGTAGGGGAGAGCTTTCAAGGGTTGGAACGTTAGCAGGTTGAAAGTTTGAACCTGCTAACGTTCCAACGTTCCAACCTGCCAAACCCCAACCACCCCACCAACCCCTACACCAACGCCCTGGCCCGCCGCACCGTGTAGGGCAACACCCCCACCAGCAGAGCAAAGGCCTCGTCAGGTACCTTGTCAACAATGCTCTGGTCAAAGTAGCTCTTAAACTGCTCGAGAATAAGCTGGGCGCGATCGACCGGCACGGGCTTGTCGGTGAAGTTTTGGGTCAGCCGCACCCACTGCAAGCGAATCTTGAGGGCCTTTTGCTGGGCTTCGGCGGAGTCGGGAGCAATCAGCGACAGGCTGCCCAGGGGAATAACGGCGCGGCAGTCGGTGTCGAGGCCGCCACCCACGGCAGCCCCAGGGCCAGCAAACTCGGTGTAAAACTCTTTGTGAATAATCAGACCGTTGCGACGACGGCTGTTGACCACCCACAGTTCACCGCCTCGAATTCTGGCCAGAATGTCATCTTCCTCTGACAGCAGCAGGCTGGACTCAAAAAATGGGTTTGAAAGACCGCTCACTGGGGTAACAGCTGGGGGACGGGAAGGTTGAGATGCCGCAGAAAACCCTGGGGAGTGTAGGGAACTCCCGTGTCCTGACCCTGGGATATTCTGCTCAAAGTTGGAGATCATCCCCGTCACATAGTAACGATAACAGCTCAATGAGCTACGGTCTGGGTCTTTTGAGCGTTAAGTTGCCGAGTTTCCCAGGCCTTCATTCTAGGGTAAACGCCCGACAGACCCGCCAAGAAGTATTTAGCTGCGCTGAAGCAGGGGTAAATTTCTCCCTTAGTAGCTTGAGGTTTCTGTAAAGTTATCCGGTTGGAGCGGAGCTACTCTGAGCGCGACGGCGGTGTCAGGGTCTTGTGCAGCAGCAGCCGACGTGCCTGGAGCCCTAGCCAGGAGGCTGGGGAGTCTTCAGGCTGCACCACCGAAAACCCCGCCTTGTGATAGAGCGCTCGAGCGGCCAGGTTGTCTTCCATCACGTGGAGGTGTAGCTCATAGATGCCCCACCGCTGGGCTACCTCTTCGCACGATCGCAGCAGCAGCAGGGCAATGCCCCGCCGCCGAAAGTTTAGATCAACCGCCAGATTGGAAATATATACGTGGCGATCGCCCTGCCAGGGCCAGGGCTGGCGCAAAGCGGCCTCGACAGTACCGGCAATGGCTGCATTGTTGTCTGCCAGCGGCTCTGGGTCAAAAGCCGCCACGGCAGCCAGGCAGGCGTACCGGGGAGACTGAGCCTTGAGTCGCTGCTTCAAGTCTTCGTGAATGCCCAGCCGAATAAAGGGATATACCCACTGCCGCCAACCCCTGCTGTCATAGAAGCTGGCCGTGAGCACATCGCTGAGCCGCTCAAGATCGCGCAGACTGGCCGGGCGAACCTGTAGCTGGGGGGTGGCCGAGGCCGGTAGGGGATAGATATTGGGGTCGGCCTGTACCATGAGCCTCTGCGGCGAACAAAACGATTGCTAGTGTCGGCGTTTGCGATGGGGAAAGCCCGGCCTCAACGCCTAAGCCTTAGCAGTCAATATACCCCTCTCGCCCCACTCAACGGGTACGATCTAAGGGATAGTTTTGCTCACTGTCGCCGGTCTATTGCCCTTTTTTGCTGCTGTTGTCTCGCCTTTGCCCCGGCGGTGGCTTCTCTACGTATGGCCAACTCTTCGTTTTTAACCACCTTTACTCGCCCCCGCGATCCCAGGCTGCTCTGGCCAGTGGCCGCTGTAGCCTCGGTGCTAGCCCATGGCCTGGCCCTGGGCCTGGTCCGCACCCTGGCCATTCAAACCCCGGCCCTGCCCGATGGCGAGATGGCACCGTTGCCCATTCAGCTAGTGGAGCTACCGCCTGACCAGCCCACCCCCGATCAGCCCGTGCCCACTCCGCCAGCTGCGGCTGAGGCTTTGGCACAGGAGGCTGAGACAGCGCAGGCGTCGTCTCAAGCTGCTCCAGCCCCTGAGGTGCCGCCGATCGCGCCTGCCCCTGAGC harbors:
- a CDS encoding histidinol-phosphate transaminase, which translates into the protein MALPFLRSAVVQLAAYTPHVESADDPSPASLDILDTNECPYDLPEALKEKLAWHLHHDIAANRYPDGGHGALKGAIAQYVSESAAGIAVTADHISVGNGSDELIRSLLIATCVGGAGSILVASPTFSMYGILARTLGIEVVTVGRSEDTFEVDLAAAQQAIANPEGCPVRAVFMVHPNSPTGNALTAAELTWLQALPPEILVVVDEAYFEFSQQTTVAEVLTRPNWVVMRTFSKAFRLAAYRVGYTVAHPELTQALEKVRLPYNLPSLTQAAAQLALAHRQELLAVVPEIQQQRQELADAIAQHTPLRLWPSDANFLYGRPPAQPGQPLEAELERWFNSLRRQGTLVRHTGGGLRITVGTPAENQRTLTHMRQV
- a CDS encoding PIN/TRAM domain-containing protein — encoded protein: MLDALIVFSFILAGAGIGFYSIDLLPQPILQQVTNIEALGAVTAVFGGLIGTGLGLVMQTSYRRLERQIKELPPDRILTRAVGLVLGLLIANLMLAPLFLLPIPSEFGFIKPMTAVLGSVLFAVSGMNLADTHGRSLLRLISPSTLESTLVAEGTLKPSKTKVLDTSCIIDGRIEGLLGTGFLEGQLLVPQFVLQELQNVADASNDQKRDRGRRGLDVLNRIREAYPNRLLINSVDFDDIPTVDAKLVKLAQELNAMLLTNDYNLNKVASFQDVEVLNINDLAQAIRPAYLPGDDIDLKILKEGKEPSQGVGYLNDGTMVVVEEGRDYIGEELEVVVTGSLQTSAGRMIFARPKTSMVAS
- the aroA gene encoding 3-phosphoshikimate 1-carboxyvinyltransferase; translated protein: MTLEFPSDGVALSGRVRVPGDKSISHRSLMLGAIAHGETRIQGLLLGEDPRSTAACFQAMGVTMSSLEDEWVTVQGAGLGNLQEPADVLNAGNSGTTLRLMLGLLASHPDRYFAVTGDGSLRSRPMDRVIKPLAQMGAEIWGRQNNRLAPLAVRGRSLKPIHYRSPVASAQIKSCILLAGLMTEGSTTVTEPSLSRDHSERMLRAFGADIEVDPDTCSVTVHGPAALTGQTVVVPGDISSAAFWLVAGAITPGSDLVVENVGINPTRTGILDALQMMEADITLENLREATGEPVADLRVRHSRLKAARFSGNLIPRMIDEVPILAVAALFAEGTTVITDAEELRVKECDRIAVMASQLSQMGARLEEHPDGLTIYGGTPLTGAVVDSYTDHRVAMSLAIAALGAKGAMQIQRAEAAAVSYPSFTATLAELCGLSVG
- a CDS encoding type II toxin-antitoxin system HicA family toxin, giving the protein MPRLKRLSGVEIVSILERFDFQVYSQRGSHIKLRRESNLGKETLTVPNHRQLDTGTCRAIYRQACRYIPESELFPHFYQ
- a CDS encoding serine/threonine-protein kinase is translated as MAEAGQGERLLGGHYRLLRQLSRGSFGDTYLAEDTHRFQELCVLKEFNPQVPGKLALDKAQTLFEREASILYQINHPQVPRFRELLRDEGRLFLVQDYVEGPTYRELLDRRRAVGERFSEAEGVQFLIQTLPLLQYLHSIGIVHRDISPDNLIQRNADGRPVLIDFGGVKQLVVNVRHQLGVPQPYQAADGTITRLGTVGYVPEEQLESGQVSPATDLYALGMTALVLLTGKDPDALYDDRRDRWVWPQQVELSATLSQVLARLVAHDPGDRYPSAGQALAALNLAHPDPLAAAWSQPMPIRMQPVVPPPRPEPPPPPTVAVAPAASYGPPMAYDPTATVAPPPRAVPVQKTSSGCWPALAGLLVMLGVAGGLWWWLDPLSQFPGDNSDVVSPDGSDVSNPNLSEAERDRKQALRDRAVALSVDWAYVSQLTDQLFYEQNPDRQGTQLTDQPADEPLRAEWDAIAADNLDLIEANLSTEARSRLGRYNPTDSDRWQRQVNALYVSSKALYDLTDARFNQLFPGRASEGFVETPVDQIWFALAQDQVNAMESGESLTEIAFAEGTFSQQQQGNLNPGHGQIYILNLTAEQLLRLNLQAPPESTRLSLYLPVPTDDLPHLLADAEQNTWAGELPQSGYYEIVVVSQATSVVPYSLTVAVDNVINDIINRPDPPAKSN
- a CDS encoding type II toxin-antitoxin system HicB family antitoxin — translated: MQLQQTIKSFIRPGEQSGYIAECLEISVITQGETLDEVVRNLQEAVSLHLEGEDPAEFGLVCNPHILVTFELQPVYA
- a CDS encoding GatB/YqeY domain-containing protein, with protein sequence MSLKDRISDDIKTAMKAKDKVRLETVRSIKKVILERESTVRPSGQDELTSDQELEVLTQLAKQRRDSVEQYQKAGRDDLAAQEAQELAIIEEYLPQQLSDAEVEAVIDDLIAQTGAASPKDMGKVMGPAMQQLKGRADGGKVQALVKAKLAG
- a CDS encoding GNAT family N-acetyltransferase, producing MVQADPNIYPLPASATPQLQVRPASLRDLERLSDVLTASFYDSRGWRQWVYPFIRLGIHEDLKQRLKAQSPRYACLAAVAAFDPEPLADNNAAIAGTVEAALRQPWPWQGDRHVYISNLAVDLNFRRRGIALLLLRSCEEVAQRWGIYELHLHVMEDNLAARALYHKAGFSVVQPEDSPASWLGLQARRLLLHKTLTPPSRSE
- a CDS encoding transposase; translated protein: MSLRNNAYAIVASRADILTHSAAPKPYLIRLSTFQQQPLLGDYEQGQVCLNDCGLIVADEWVRSAANRKGIDLDVWTITPNSLQSIVFLQVPATVGAGLTDGYENQKPWLLSSFIASFKAAAAKRINLRLNQLGQSVWQRNYDEHLIDNNDHLDELRYRLQNQD